The Tolypothrix sp. PCC 7712 region CAAAACAGTACCCCTAGTTAACAATTGATTTATAAGGTAGGTTTTGATAATCAGTAGAAAGCTATGAATATTGAATTTACTGTTGCTATCCCAACTTTTAACGGTGCAAGTAGATTGCCTAAATTACTGGAAAAGTTGCAAAATCAACTTGATACTGAAAATTTTTCTTGGGAAATTATTGTTGTAGACAACAACAGCACTGATAACACAGCAGAAGTTATTCAAAGCTATCAAGAAAATTGGCAATGTCCTTACCCTCTAAAATATTGTTTTGAAGCTAGACAAGGAGCAGCATACGCTAGAAAGCGAGCAGTGCAAGAGGCTAAAGGCGAATTAATTGGTTTCTTAGATGATGATAATTATCCAGAACCAAACTGGGTAGCAGCAGCTTATAATTTTGGAAAAAACCATCCTAAAGCTGGAGCTTATGCTAGTCAAATTCATGCTCAATGGGAAGTTGAACCACCAGAAAATTTTCAGCGAATTGAGCCTTTTTTGGCAATTACAAAGCGTGGTGATATACCTTTGCTTTATAAAGCAGCTAATAAATTATTACCTCCTTCGGCTGGACTTGTTGTGCGTAGACAAGCTTGGTTAGAGAGTGTACCAAATAAGGTTATTTTAACTGGTAGAGTCAAAGGGAATATGCTCACCAGCGAAGACTTGGAAATGTTATCTTATCTCCAAGAATCTGGGTGGGAAATTTGGTATAATCCCAACATGAAAATTTTTCATGAAATACCAAGTTGGCGCTTACAAAAAGATTATTTAATACCCTTTTTTAAAGGAATCGGACTTAGCCGTCATGTCACTAGAATGTTAGGTGTAAAACCTTGCGCTAAACCAATAGCATTTTTCGCTTACCTCATCAACGATTTACGTAAAATAATTTTGCACCTACTGAAATATCGTTCACAAGTTAAAAATGAATTAGTTGCATCTTGTGAAATGCAACTCTTTATGAGTAGTTTTCTCAGTCCTTTTTATCTTTGGCAACATGGATATCTTGATAGATAGTCATTGATGTTTACAACTCCAAAGTAGACATTGGTTAATGTAATGACTAACACATCAGTTTCTTAAAGTTGTTCAAAATATTTTCGTGAATTTCCTAAGCTTAGTTAATCTCAATTTTTTTTTGAAAAATCCTTCTAGTAGTGGCTTCACTTTACTAGAGATGTTAGTTGTGATTTTAGTAGTTGGTATATTAGCGGCTATTACAATACCAAGTTGGCTAGGTTTTGTAGAAGTTCGTCGTCTTAATAATGCTCAAGAGGAAGTTCATCAAGCTTTACGCCAAGCGCAAAGCCAAGCGATCAACCATAAACTGACTTGGCAAGTTAGCTTGCGCGAAAAAAATGGTATCGTGCAATGGACTGTTCATCCAGCAGAAACTAGCAAATTTATTCCTGATACTGTTAAAAACAACGATAATCTGTGGTATAGTCTTCACCCAAATATTCAGATTTTCAAAGATAAAAACAATAAAGGTAATTACGAGACAACTTTAGCAAAAACAACTTCCCCTCAAATGTGGAAAGTGATGTTTAACTACCAAGGTTGCCCTGTTTACGTAATTGGTGATGAGTGTACCAAAACTTCTCTCAGAACCTTAGGACAGATAACTTTTCATAGTCAGCATACTTCCCAAACAAAGCGTTGTATCTATGTTTCTACAGTTTTAGGAGCAATGCGAACTGGAAAAGAACACCTAAAAGCAAATCAAAGTGGCAAGTATTGCTACTAAAATAATTTTTATTGATTACAAGTAAGGTATTCTGTTCTGCAATCACTATATAGCCTCAAGCATCTAATTATATTTACTCGTTATCCAGAAGCGGGGAAGACCAAAACCAGGTTGATACCTGCTTTAGGGGAATTGGGTGCTGCTAATCTGCAAAAGCAGATGACTGAATATACAATATTGCAAGTTCAAGCATTGCAAAAGATACTTGCTATTTCTTTTGAAGTGCGGTTTGCAGGCGGTAATTTACAACTAATGCAAGATTGGTTGGGGTCTGATTTAGTTTACCAGCCTCAAGGTGAAGGTGATTTAGGCGATCGCATGATGCGATCGCTTGCGGATGCTGTTGCATCTGGTAAGCAACAAATAATAATCATCGGTATAGATTGTCCTGGGGTAAATTCTCAGTTGCTAGCAATGGCGTTTGAGCAACTAGATAATTTTGACATGGTGCTAGGCCCTGCAATGGACGGTGGATACTACTTAATTGGGTTACGTCAATCAATTCCGCAATTATTCGCTAATATCGACTGGGGAACTTCTCAAGTATTCTCACAAACTTTAGACATCGCCCAGCAGCTTAATTTATCACGCGCGGACTTACCCACCTTGGTTGATGTTGACCGTCCTGAGGATCTGCCAATTTGGGAACAAACTATTGCTAGAGAAGTCGCTGACAAAACTCAGTGATGAGTGAAGAAATATAGAGAAATTTACTAAAAGTGTTGCAAAACACTAGGTAACTTCTGAGGACACTTATGATGACAAGTGCTACTTTGGTGTAGTTTCATTGCAAGAGACCCAAAATCTCTATGCTTATTTCCGATTAAGGGTAAGATTTGGCGTTGATTAGTCAATGGTCAAAAGTAGTAACTATTGATAATTGATTGTAGGACTCGGCTTTTCGTCCATCGAGTACCGACATTATGTAATTGTGTGACATCGACCTTTTGTTGCCATATAACAAGTACGGTTATGGGAACAATATTCCAGTAACTTTATATAGGACAATCACTCTGATTTACTCAAAGACTAAAAAACTATGGTGAAACGTTTTACTACCGTGAACACTGCCCTGACATTAAAGGTGGTGGGCATTGTCCTAATTTTGTCCTTTTTGCTAGACTTTGCGATTCTGTTGTTACCCTTCCAACCCACCGATCGCGCATGGCAAATTAATTTGGCTACAGCTCTTGTGGATCGGGGGATTGTACCATTGGTAGGCTTTGGGATACTGTTTGCGGCTTACTGGATAGAGACTGATGGTGATAGCGATCGCACCCCAAGTCTCGATTTGAGATTTCCTGCCTTCGTACTATCAAGTATCTTAGGCTTAATGTTTTTGTTAATTTTTCCTCTGCATCTCAATAATGTAAATCAAGCTAAGACTCAAGCAGTTAATCAAATTAACCAAGATGCAGATCAGGCAGAAAATCAACTTAATAATCGGTTATCGCAATTGCAGGCACAACTGAATACTGATCAAGGAAAAGCACAGCTAGAACAACTACGGAATCAAACTAAAACTCAGTTAACTGAAATACTGAAAGACGAGCAAAAATATAAGCAAGCGCTAGAAAGTCCTCAAGTTCCCCCAGCTGTTAAAGATTTACTCAAGAAAGCTAAGGCTGATCCAAAAGTACTTGATAAGGCTATTCAAGAACAAACAGATATTCAGGCTTTACGCAATCAACAACTCAGCCAAGTGCGTCAGCGTAAGGAAGAAGCCGAGAAACAAGCTAGAGACAATGCTTGGAAATCTGGAATCCGCACGGGTATTAGTAGTTTGCTGTTGTCCCTTGGTTACATCATCATCGGCTGGACAGGATTAAAAGGTATGGGAACTTTCCAAAGTAGCGGACGCAAAACTCCTGCACCTCGTTAAGCAATGCAAGATTTGCTGATTCAAAATGAAAAACCCAGTATTGATAAGCAGTCTTAAGAAGGGAAAAGGTTAAAGGGAAAAGGGGAAAGGGGAAATTCCTTTACCCTTTTCCCATAAAAAGGGGCTAGTACAACAAGGCAAAAGTCAAAAGTGAGCCAGTGCGGTGGACGGGTTCCCCGGCATAAAGCAACTGGCGAACTCCGCAGGAGTCAAAAGTCAAAAGAAATAATAGTTATAGCACAAGCCTTTTAGCAATTACAGAATGGGTGGCTTATTTACGCCATGTTGTACCAATAAATGTGTAATTTATTGCATTATTTTCTAAAACTATCGGAAATAGAGACGAGAAAAGAGGCATTTTCATGCATTGATTCTGGGTTTCTACTGATGGGGACTGAGATGAAATTAACTACTATATAGCTTGATTGGGTATAAATCTTTTTATAGGTTGAGAATGTTTTCTATTTATATACTGACTTATAACGAAGAATTAGATATTGCTGCTTGTATAGAATCAGCAATGTTATCCGATGACATTATTGTTGTGGATTCATGCAGCAGCGATCGCACTTTAGAAATTGCCAATCGCTATCCAGTTCGCGTCTTTGAACACCCTTTTGAAAGCCACGGGCGACAGCGTACTTGGATGCTAGAGTCTATTATGCCCAAGCATGAATGGGTGTACATTCTAGAAGCTGATGAACGCATGACACCGGAACTGTTTGCAGAATGCGAACAAGCAACACAAAATCCAGACTACATTGGTTACTACGTTGCAGAACGTGTGATGTTTATGAATCGTTGGATTCGCTACAGCACCCAATATCCGCGTTATCAACTACGTCTGTTCCGTCATGGTAAAGTGTGGTTTACAGACTACGGACATACTGAACGAGAAGTTTGTAATGGTGCAACCAGCTTTTTAAAAGAAACTTATCCTCACTATACTTGTAGCAAGGGTTTGAGCCGTTGGATTGAAAAGCATAACCGTTATTCTACTGATGAAGCCATAGAGACATTGCATCAACTAGAACAAGGTGATGTTAAATGGCGAGATTTGTTGTTTGGTAAGTCAGAGGTAGAAAAACGGCGCGCCTTAAAAGATTTATCTTTGCGATTACCTGCTAGACCACTGGTACGCTTCTTTTATATGTATTTTTTATTGGGCGGTTGTCTGGATGGACGTGCTGGCTTGGCTTGGTGTACATTACAGGCATTCTACGAATACCTAATTTTGCTGAAAGTCTGGGAAATGAAGCATATGCCCGTCCCTAGTTTAGAGACAAAAGTATCTGTTTCGCAAACAAGTACACCAGCTGATGTGGTGTGATTTGGAGTTGAGAGTCAAGAGTCAAGAGTCAAGAGTCAAGAGTCAAAAGTTACTTGTCTCCCTCATCTTCCTCATCTCCCTCATCTCCCTCATCTCCCTCACCCTCACTCCCGGCGCTGG contains the following coding sequences:
- the hpsE gene encoding hormogonium polysaccharide biosynthesis glycosyltransferase HpsE, producing the protein MNIEFTVAIPTFNGASRLPKLLEKLQNQLDTENFSWEIIVVDNNSTDNTAEVIQSYQENWQCPYPLKYCFEARQGAAYARKRAVQEAKGELIGFLDDDNYPEPNWVAAAYNFGKNHPKAGAYASQIHAQWEVEPPENFQRIEPFLAITKRGDIPLLYKAANKLLPPSAGLVVRRQAWLESVPNKVILTGRVKGNMLTSEDLEMLSYLQESGWEIWYNPNMKIFHEIPSWRLQKDYLIPFFKGIGLSRHVTRMLGVKPCAKPIAFFAYLINDLRKIILHLLKYRSQVKNELVASCEMQLFMSSFLSPFYLWQHGYLDR
- a CDS encoding Tfp pilus assembly protein FimT/FimU is translated as MKNPSSSGFTLLEMLVVILVVGILAAITIPSWLGFVEVRRLNNAQEEVHQALRQAQSQAINHKLTWQVSLREKNGIVQWTVHPAETSKFIPDTVKNNDNLWYSLHPNIQIFKDKNNKGNYETTLAKTTSPQMWKVMFNYQGCPVYVIGDECTKTSLRTLGQITFHSQHTSQTKRCIYVSTVLGAMRTGKEHLKANQSGKYCY
- a CDS encoding TIGR04282 family arsenosugar biosynthesis glycosyltransferase, which codes for MQSLYSLKHLIIFTRYPEAGKTKTRLIPALGELGAANLQKQMTEYTILQVQALQKILAISFEVRFAGGNLQLMQDWLGSDLVYQPQGEGDLGDRMMRSLADAVASGKQQIIIIGIDCPGVNSQLLAMAFEQLDNFDMVLGPAMDGGYYLIGLRQSIPQLFANIDWGTSQVFSQTLDIAQQLNLSRADLPTLVDVDRPEDLPIWEQTIAREVADKTQ
- a CDS encoding HpsJ family protein → MVKRFTTVNTALTLKVVGIVLILSFLLDFAILLLPFQPTDRAWQINLATALVDRGIVPLVGFGILFAAYWIETDGDSDRTPSLDLRFPAFVLSSILGLMFLLIFPLHLNNVNQAKTQAVNQINQDADQAENQLNNRLSQLQAQLNTDQGKAQLEQLRNQTKTQLTEILKDEQKYKQALESPQVPPAVKDLLKKAKADPKVLDKAIQEQTDIQALRNQQLSQVRQRKEEAEKQARDNAWKSGIRTGISSLLLSLGYIIIGWTGLKGMGTFQSSGRKTPAPR
- a CDS encoding glycosyltransferase family 2 protein, producing MFSIYILTYNEELDIAACIESAMLSDDIIVVDSCSSDRTLEIANRYPVRVFEHPFESHGRQRTWMLESIMPKHEWVYILEADERMTPELFAECEQATQNPDYIGYYVAERVMFMNRWIRYSTQYPRYQLRLFRHGKVWFTDYGHTEREVCNGATSFLKETYPHYTCSKGLSRWIEKHNRYSTDEAIETLHQLEQGDVKWRDLLFGKSEVEKRRALKDLSLRLPARPLVRFFYMYFLLGGCLDGRAGLAWCTLQAFYEYLILLKVWEMKHMPVPSLETKVSVSQTSTPADVV